From a region of the Primulina eburnea isolate SZY01 chromosome 7, ASM2296580v1, whole genome shotgun sequence genome:
- the LOC140835762 gene encoding uncharacterized protein, which produces MGAAMSAETDIKRREEENKNKRPISSQSTQNGPKFKKPNYSDCPDNKDKGTGPSKQHENKTNARVYAITQEEADNTNEVVAGTILLKKIPAYALFDCGATHSFVSRRFAKKLKLEHDIVSESLRVATFASKTIETHKVYRNSKNHTIVDCQKKDIRLQTSTKEEVIYQGKSKERKSLLSASQAWKAIKGGEEIYLAVINEFKEEEVPRLEEIPIVQEFPDVFPEELPREIPDREVEFEINLVLGAAPISKAPYRMAPAELKELKEQLQELLDKKQIRPSASPWGAPMLFVKKKDGSIETTHQLPGVEQDHHNE; this is translated from the exons ATGGGCGCTGCAATGAGCGCAGAAACTGATATCAAGCGACGCGAGGAAGAAAACAAGAACAAAAGACCGATAAGCAGTCAATCTACTCAGAATGGTCCCAAGTTTAAGAAACCAAATTATTCAG ATTGTCCAGACAACAAGGACAAAGGGACGGGGCCCAGCAAGCAACATGAAAACAAGACTAATGCTCGGGTTTATGCAATAACCCAAGAAGAAGCTGATAACACCAATGAAGTGGTGGCAGGTACCATCTTACTCAAAAAAATACCTGCATATgctttgtttgattgtggtgccacACATTCATTTGTGTCTAGAAGATTTGCTAAAAAGCTTAAACTTGAGCATGATATTGTTAGTGAATCGTTAAGAGTAGCAACATTTGCCAGCAAAACAATTGAAACACACAAAGTGTATCGAAACT cTAAAAACCATACCATAGTAGACTGCCAAAAGAAAGATATTAGACTTCAGACTTCGACTAAGGAGGAAGTCATATATCAAGGAaaatccaaagaaagaaaatctCTACTATCGGCTTCACAAGCCTGGAAAGCTATAAAGGGAGGAGAAGAAATTTACTTGGCAGTGATCAATGAAttcaaagaagaagaagtcccaaGGTTGGAGGAAATTccaattgttcaagaatttccagacgttttCCCCGAGGAACTACCGAGAGAGATACCAGATAGGGAagtagaatttgaaatcaatttggtcCTTGGTGCTGCGCCAATATCGaaggcaccataccgaatggctccagccgAATTAAAAGAGCTAAAGGAGCAACTGCAGGAATTACTAGACAAGAAGCAGATTCGCCCCAGTGCATCTCCATGGGGAGCCCCAAtgctttttgtaaagaaaaaggacGGAAGCATTGAGACTACGCATCAACTACCAGGAGTTGAACAAGATCACCATAATGAATAA